Genomic window (Fodinibius salicampi):
GCTAAGCGGGCTAAAGAAGCAGGGAAAGATCCGGAAAAAGCCAAAACAAAAGCTGAAAATAACGGCTTACTCTTTTCATCTGGACTTATCACAGGAGAGGCGCTGATAGGAATTGTCTTGGCTATTCCGTTCGCTATCCAGGAGAGTACCGATGCGCTTCGTATTGTTCCGGAATCCTTTACTCCTTATGCAAACTGGCTGGGCGGACTGGCAGCGGTCTTCTTTATTATCTGGCTTTACAAGGTTGCCGTTAAGAAGTAATGCTCTTTCTTATTGATGCCGTTCTTGTAATCGCTCAATAATATCATCTAAACGTATCCCTTTTTCGGTTAGCAACACCAGCAGGTGATATAACAGGTCTGCGACTTCACCTTTAAATTCATCCGGGTTGTTGTTTTTTGCTTCAATAACTGTTTCAATGGCTTCTTCACCTACTTTTTGAGTGATCAGGTCCAGTCCCTCATCAAATAGATGGGTAGTGTAGGAGCCTTCCGGCCGTTCTTTTTTTCTGCTGGCAATAAGGTTTTCCAGCTGGGATAAAAAGTCCGGTGATGAGGTTGGTTTAAAGTCTTTTTTAAAAAAACAGCTTTTATTGCCCGTATGACAAGTGGGACCCTGCGGATGAGCCAGTACCAATAGCGTATCATTATCACAATCCTGCTGAAGCTCAACCAGATCTAGATAGTTGCCGGAGGTTTCCCCTTTGGTCCAAAGTCGCTGTTTGCTTCTGCTAAAGAAAGTAACTTGTTTTTTTTCAAGAGTTGTTTCCAGAGCTGGGCGGTTCATATAGCCCAGCATGAGCACCTGAAATGAATCCGCATCCTGAATGATGGCAGGAATAAGTCCGTCTCCTTTGTCAAAGTCTATAGAATCAATATCAATCATTTTAAAATAGTTATGGTGAATTTCTTATGGCATATTTTAGCTCTTTATCTTTGACAGCAAAGATAAAGAAGGTAATTATATAGTTTCTCGAACCGGGATATCTGCATTTTTTAGTTTTTCTTTGAGATCATGAATTTCAATTTCCTGGAAGTGGAAAATACTGGCCGCCAATACTGCGTCGGCCTTCGCCTTTTTAATGGCGTCGATGCAGTGTTGAGAAGTTCCCGCCCCGCCGCTGGCAATGACAGGAATGGAGGTGATATCGTTCACTGCTGAAAGCAGTTCCAGATCAAAGCCGGACTTTGTACCGTCGCGGTCCATACTCGTCAGTAAAATTTCTCCCGCTCCCCGCTCTTCAACTTCCTTAATCCATTTAAGAGCATTTTTGCCCGTATTTTTAGATCCACCTGAAATAAAAACTTCCCACTGGTCTCCTTGACTTTTGGCATCTACAGCAGCAACAATGCACTGAGATCCAAATTGTCGGGAAGCTTCATTAATCAAATCAGGATTGCGTACGATGGCGCTGTTTAGAGATACCTTGTCGGCCCCGGCATGCAGCAAGTCAGCTATTTCTTCAACACTTCCAATACCACCACCAACAGTAAAGGGTATGTCCAGCTCAAGGGCGATTTTTTCTACGAGCTTTACCAGTGTTTTTCGCTTCTCCTTGGTAGCTGTTATATCCAGAAAGACAAGCTCATCTGCACCTTCCTTCGCATAACGGCGGGCCAGTTCTACCGGATCTCCGGCATCACGTAGTCCCTCAAAATTCACCCCTTTTACTGTTCGTCCGTCTTTGATATCGAGACAAGGAATAATTCGTTTTGCGAGCATTCGTTTCGGTTAACTTAAAGAGTTTTGATATATTACTTGAAGCTAAAGGTAAGACTTAAGTAGTGGTGAATCACAATTTATTTAAGAAATAATATCGTGAGGTACATAATACAACCTATTTTTTTTCTGATTGAGCTTGCCCTTAAGCTGGCAGCACCGCTATCTGCTATCATTAGTATGGCCGCATCGGGTAATTTTATTCAGAAAGTTTTAGAAGGATTTCATTCGCTGCCGGATACCGTAAGGGAAATAATCTGGTGGATTCGTAATATTCCCGAGATAAGTAATATTATTGATGACTATAATACCTTAACCGCCGCTGAATTTAATCAAAAATACGGGGCTGGGGCAGTAAATTATGTAATGGATTATCTTAATGAAGGAGTCGAGTATCTTCAGCAAGTGTATGTAAATCTTGCTGAACGACCGCTAAGTACTATTTTAGCTGCGCTGTTGGCCTTTTTTATATGTTATTTATCGGCGCGCATTGTACGCTTTATACGGCAGAAGGGAGAAGGTTCCGTAATTACTAAATTTGAACGACAGGCGGGTGATAGAATGTTCAAAAAAGGTGATAAAAATGAGAAGTGGTTTTAGCTATAATTGTAAGGATTTTTCTGTTTTTAATTATTAAGGAAGTAAATATATCTATTTAACTTAGATCAAGTATAAATTTTGGATTCAGGGAATCATCTTAGCAAAACTTTGGTATGTTCCTAATGAAGGTTAACAAAAAACCGAGGAGTAGTTATGGCTAAACCAAGTGAATGTCCAAAATGCGGAGCTACAGCAGTTGATCCGTGTAAGAAGGAACCAAAAATCGACTGCGTACGAGATGATAAGTAGATTCTAATAACATTAATTAGGTAGTAAAAAGGCTGCGAGGTTACTCGCAGCCTTCTTTTATTTAATACATTTTTTTATTAATTCCAGATTGAAAATATCTAAATAAAAAGCCGACCCAACGAGGCCGGCTTAAGATGATAAAAGGATTTAAAAAAGTTTAATTTAAAATCCTGGTACAACATCCGTTCTGAATAGGGTATCGAGCAAAGTAAGTCCTACTAAGAGGATAAAAAAGGCAATAGAGGCGAGAAAAAGCATCAGGTTAAATCTGTCATCCCAGTACAGATTCATGAAAAATAGAGCAACCAATGTAGCTTTAAAAATAGCTATACCCATAGCAACGATAATAGACCAGGGATCAGGAATATGCACGTAATGAACGCCAACGGTAAGTACTGTTAAGATAAAAAGCGCGCCCGCCACGCCTAATAAAGTTTTATCGGATGAAATGTGATGTCCGCTCATGAGAAAAAACGTTTTTAGTTATCAGTCAATTAGATAGAATAAGGGGAAGAGGAAAATCCAAATAATGTCAACCAGGTGCCAGTACAGGCCTGTTATTTCAACCGGTGTATAGTATTCGCTATCAAAATGGCCCTTCATCGATCGCAAAAGAAGCCAAATCATTAAGCCTATACCAATAACCACGTGAATACCGTGTAGGCCGGTCATTAAATAATAAAGGCTAAAAAAGACATTGGCTTTAGGATGATCTATACCTTCAAAGGCATAGAATTCGCCGGGGAAAATTCCAAGGTGGAATTTATGCGTCCACTCAAAATATTTAATAACCATAAAGACGGCAGCAAGTGCCAGCGTAATGCCAAGGTTTATGGCAATATTTTTTTTCTGGTTAAGCTGAGCCGATTTAATGGCCATTGCTACCGTCAGACTACTACCGATAAGTACAACAGTGTTAACTCCACCCCAAAGCGTATTAAGTTCCTCAGAAGCAAGGGTGAAGAGTTCGGGATACCATAGCCGGTAGACGATATAAGCGGCGAAAAGGCCACCGAAAAAGAGGATTTCAGTTACTAAAAATACCCACATCCCCATTTTTGCAGAATCAAACTGCTGTTCAGCATCTACAAAATGATGCTGTAAAAATTTAGAATGTGTGGAACTTGAATGATTTGCCATAATTCAGATTCTGCTGTTTATAGTTTAATACTCAATTATTCAGCTTTTGCTTCAATTTCATCAGTTGTTTCGGCCTCTTCTCCATGCCCGGTTTCAGCCAGACCAAGCTGGAATTCATCCATTGGCTTATGATAGTCGTACGGGCCATTGATGATTACCGGAGTATAGTTGAAATTATGAAGAGGCGGCAAGCTATTTACCTGCCATTCTAATGCGCGGCTTCCCCAAGGGTTAACCGGTGCCTTTTTGCCGGTATAAATAGATTTCACCAAGTAGTAGAAGATCATTACAAATCCAAAGCCGAGGATGTATGATCCAATAGTAGAAGCTTGGTGG
Coding sequences:
- a CDS encoding cytochrome c oxidase subunit 3 family protein: MANHSSSTHSKFLQHHFVDAEQQFDSAKMGMWVFLVTEILFFGGLFAAYIVYRLWYPELFTLASEELNTLWGGVNTVVLIGSSLTVAMAIKSAQLNQKKNIAINLGITLALAAVFMVIKYFEWTHKFHLGIFPGEFYAFEGIDHPKANVFFSLYYLMTGLHGIHVVIGIGLMIWLLLRSMKGHFDSEYYTPVEITGLYWHLVDIIWIFLFPLFYLID
- the hisF gene encoding imidazole glycerol phosphate synthase subunit HisF, which produces MLAKRIIPCLDIKDGRTVKGVNFEGLRDAGDPVELARRYAKEGADELVFLDITATKEKRKTLVKLVEKIALELDIPFTVGGGIGSVEEIADLLHAGADKVSLNSAIVRNPDLINEASRQFGSQCIVAAVDAKSQGDQWEVFISGGSKNTGKNALKWIKEVEERGAGEILLTSMDRDGTKSGFDLELLSAVNDITSIPVIASGGAGTSQHCIDAIKKAKADAVLAASIFHFQEIEIHDLKEKLKNADIPVRETI
- a CDS encoding cytochrome C oxidase subunit IV family protein, with the protein product MSGHHISSDKTLLGVAGALFILTVLTVGVHYVHIPDPWSIIVAMGIAIFKATLVALFFMNLYWDDRFNLMLFLASIAFFILLVGLTLLDTLFRTDVVPGF
- the hisIE gene encoding bifunctional phosphoribosyl-AMP cyclohydrolase/phosphoribosyl-ATP diphosphatase HisIE, translated to MIDIDSIDFDKGDGLIPAIIQDADSFQVLMLGYMNRPALETTLEKKQVTFFSRSKQRLWTKGETSGNYLDLVELQQDCDNDTLLVLAHPQGPTCHTGNKSCFFKKDFKPTSSPDFLSQLENLIASRKKERPEGSYTTHLFDEGLDLITQKVGEEAIETVIEAKNNNPDEFKGEVADLLYHLLVLLTEKGIRLDDIIERLQERHQ